ACTAATGATGTGGATTCTTTGGAATTTACGCCAGGAATGAAGTACTCATTTGCCAGGATGTGCTGTGAAAACTTTTATGCCaggaaattatatattttcGGAAGGTGGGAAAAACAAATCCCTAGATACTTTTCTTCTCAAGCCCTCTCTGCCTCTCACGATCAGTTCGATCAGTTTTCTTCTCAAACTTTCTCTGCCTCTCACGATCAGATTCTTCTGGTGTCCAAGTTTTGTTGCtctatcgctctctctcacaAAACATCTCCGGGAAAACGCCACTCCACCGCCGTTGATCGACGCCGACTGCCCGCTCAGCCCACCAGCTCGCCTCCCTCTAATCATTCGgtgtgtttttatattttcactCTTCCTGGTCCATtgattcatgttttttttttttttttttttttttcttttagtgaaTGTGGTCGATTACAATTTATGGTTTGAATTTGTTGAGTGAATGTGGTGGATTTCGATTATTTAAAATACTTGTTGGAGGCTCATATgtgaaaaaccctaaattttcgTTTGGATTGGGTTCATTAAAGGTTCAATATTTGTTGGGAAATTAGTTAAAGGTTCAATATTTGTCGGaaaatttgggttttttgttatttggggtttgtttgttttgtgttcTTTCTTGGGCATTCTGTTTAACACACGAAAGGCTAAGAGCTTTCCCATTGAAATTGAGTAATTTATTAacattttgtgtgtgtgtgtgtgtgtatggcttttgtttttctgttcaaGTCGATTTTGGTCTTTTCCCTATTCTTTTGGATTGCTCTGTGAGTAAGTCATTCACTTTGATACTGCACAAAGAGTTGAACAGAAAGGCCATTTGACTAGAACAGCAGACAGAAAATGTAACAGTGCAGATTTCTTCGGTGCTTGAGGGAATCACACAGTAAATCATGAAATATGTCCTAGATGTCAGAATCATTATATCTGAAACCCAACTCTTTCACTTATTATCTTGCAATAGATTTCACACTGAATTGGATCATTCTTACACACCTAATAGAATCTTGGCTGCCAGCCTCATAGGAGCTCAAATTCAGTCTCACTGATGCATCTAGTGTGCATCTAATTTAAAGTGTTCCATCTGGTACTGGTTCTCTGTTTGAATCAAGGAACCAGTACCAGATGGTATTGTGGTATGGCATTTTCCCAATTGAATGTGCAATAGTAGTAGTGGTATTGCAGCAGTGCATAGGTATTATTATTGGCTGTACTGCAGCTTAGTAGTTTGATATCAATTGAAGAGATAATGCTCCTCATTTTATCCTTTATGTTTTACTCAATCTAATCACTTGATTCTAGCATTTCTGTTATTCTGGTAATCATAATTATTGCCATTTGTTATAATAGATGTTTGAACAATCCTTTTGCATTAATACATTCAAAATTCACCTCAAACCAGTGACTATCTAAAAAGGAATGATAAGGTCTGTTGTTGCTATGAAATTCTCCTGAGGTCATATAGGTTGTAATAGATGCTTTTTCTGAAGTTTACTTTGAGATCACCTCAGAGTGAGGTGCTTGTACACCTTGAGGCAGTGCAAAGTTAAGTTGCAGTTTCTAGGTGTATGCCTCACCATCCAGTTGTTTATCAAAGGTGTGGCCTGTGcctagaacattttttttttttatcaactcaAAAACTAGTCATGTCTTCCTTGattatttggttttgtttgaCAATTTCTACACTTATTTTATATTGCACGTAAAACTACGTATCTCTTGCACCGTGTTTTGTATAGTTTGGCATCTATAAGATCTATATTGAATTGATACTCTAATAAATTATCTACcatgtttcattttctttttttgtgccATCCTGGTTTGCTCATGAAATGTCCAAAATTTGTTtagatgtaaaatgttttcttatACTAGCtgttaatctctctctctctctctctctctctctctctctctctctctctctctctctctctctcctctgcgTCGGAAAACATACATATCAGTAGAACATAGGGATGCAGAATATGGGACTTCTCTGTCTGATGTCTTGAAtaatttttgtccatttttaTAATCACCCCAAACTGATTTTTTAGTCCCCTTTTATTCTGTCATGTGCACCAGACATCCTCTTGCTACTTGCTCAAATGGATAGGGATTTGagtgattttaatataatttagtcattgtaaCTGACCTGATCTTCTTAAAGATGTACAAAAGCTAACAGATTTTGCATGTATGAGGtataattttgtcaaacatttGAACTATAGGTATGCTTTTTTTATGTAACTAATTGCAAATTACTTTCGAAATCTAACTTTTCCAACTTAGCTCAGGGTCGTTGTGGTCTATTTTACATGAGATTGGAGGTGGGTATGTGTTTAGGAGTTTGATTCCCGTACAATGCATCATACTGTTAATGATTCATACCCATGAGGAGTGACAAGATTATTGGTTCTAACCTGGTGATTTCATAGTGAAAATTTCCTGATTTAAGTGAATGATCTTAAAAGCCATCTTTGGGTTTCATGAAACATGGGTTATTTAGTGAACCGGGTATAATAGTCCCCTTTTAGTTCGTCATGTTGActgactttttacttttccaGAAATGTATACTAGACCTAGAGCACTGTAAATATGCATCTTTAAAGGATGACCTCATCCTCAAATAAACAAGTGATTGTTGTttgaagaaataaattttatatccCACAAAATTCTAACAATGAACTTTGGACCATATCAGAATTTTTAAAAGGCTATACTCGCAGATGAAGAGGCAGATCTGAGAAATCCTGGCTGTGTCTGCCCAATGCAAAATTTTGTGATGCAACTATACTATGCAAACCCAGTACAACCACGTGTTATGCAAAGCAGTACTAGGAATTCTAGATGTTGAATTTTCTAGAGATTGTTAGAAGATAAAAGCAGTTCTAGGAATTTTCTATGAAGTACATCTTTGTACCTCATTTTTTATGTACTAACAAAATGTGATGAGCCATATAAAATCATGCAAGCCCGATGGccttctttgaatttcttcagcACTTAGAGTTGCCTACAGAGGGTTaatgcaaaaaatattttagccatACTCAACAGATCAAATTGAAATTTCTACAGGATGCGTAGCTAATATGAGAACATCTAGTTTGTTTATAAGTCTTCCTTGTTTGTACTTTTGACATAATGTAAAAGTCTTGAGACTCCCTTGAAAAGATTTGTTTATAGCCGTTGTGTTGTTATGGTAGATAATAGTAGTAGCATTTATAACTGGTATAGTTAATATTGAAGTGACCTATAATTAGCCGCCAATGGGTATTCTAAGTTAATCTTAAAGTGTTGGAGGcaacaaaatcactatttgtgCCCATGGGACACAAATGATAGCAATTGTAGAATCGTATTTTTTTGGCTCATTATAAATGTATGATGGTATTTTGATATTATCCCAACATAGCATGCACGGGGCAGCCTCAGCACTCATTTTTACTAGACTAAGCTCATGCTAAGTATGGGCGAAAAGGTAGTAAATAAACTCATGACAAGTAGGTTAGTAACTGGCCGCTATCTACTAACGGTTAACCGCCTAATTGTATAATCGCGTTTGAAGTGGGTTGGAAAAAATTGCTAACTATCTATGATATGACGATTATCAGTTTTAGGAGTAGACGGTTGCAATATATCCAAAACGAGTAATTTCAACCCcaagtttgaactttgaagataTGCATAATATTTAAGAAACCCCACTCGTCTCTCTCGTAATCCCATTCCCCCTGCGCTGCTCATTTCCTCTCAATTCTCTCACCTCCCTATTTCTCTACGTCTCAACGTGGCTAAGGGCATGGGGATTCGCAAATCCAATTTACAACTTAcaagttttaaaaaaaggcaTACCGTTCGTTGGACAAGCAGCAGGTGTAGCTTCTAATGGTTAGGAACCAAGCATCTTTGTCCATAATCACCATTTTTGTCCATAGTGACCTATAATTAAATGAGGCCAACTCTGAAATCTTACCCCAATTTTTTGATTCCCCGAAGCATCTTTGTTCCCACCAAATCCGGcaatgttctttctttttctttaaaaaaaagtagacaTACTACCAAaatattgtcaatgtaccctaaggttagaaaaaaacaaaaataactttataattttttcaataaaacaaaaataactttacaaatttttcaataaaacaaaaatatccttataaattaaatttttaaaaaaatcctaaaaaattaattttttcaaaagaaatttttaattcttttctaaaaaaaaaagaggaagaaattttaagtttttttttttttttttaaatgaaagtttttagtttctttaaaaaattttatttttattttagaaaaaaaaaaggaaaatttttttaatttgtctttttatttttaaatttggacaCCCTTGGTTTTTTTGTATGACTAACTACCATTTAAGAATACTCCTAATGACTTATGTATATCTCAATCTAAAATATCTAACCAAAacccactttatctagtttaactAATAGGTTTTAAAAGGTACCATACATCtaattatctattcttaattCTATatactttcaaataaaaataaaaaagaataaaactttatttttttattttttattttttttatcgtATTTTTTtactgtccttttttttttcaaatggttatATTTGGTCATATTTGTTAACAATCGTTTTATTAAAACGGTTATTTTTCTAATGCAAATTTTTCAATGGTCATTTTTTCTCAAACGtccattttttttagtagttataTTTTCGATGGTCgttttgttaaatctgtcatTTCTCTAAAGTCCTCTTCAGTATCTCCCCATCCTGTGCAAGGAACAGATTGGTTCAAGGGGAGGCAATAAGCAACAATCACAACATTCTCATCTTTATCTCCATCACTATGAGACTTGGGTTCCCGTTCCAAATCCAACAACAATTCAGGATCTATCGTGGAGTTCCAATCAACTTCATCGAGCTAAATGCAACTCACCCATATCAAACCTGAAACAACAATCTAaacaatatcaaatcaaaagccAACCAACCACTATTACTACAAGAATCAAATTTTCAACTAGCACTAAAAAACAAGTTATGGTCACAAATCAAACACAATAACTAGGTTCTCCCTGAAGACAGGGTCTTGAAACTAACTAATCTCAAACCGTGGACAAATCATCTTTGACTTCTACTAATTAGCCACCGAAATATGAAATAACACACCAAAATAACATGACAGAATCTAACCCACAAAATCTTACAATGATGGAAACCAATTTCAACACAAAGgccttaaaagttaaaaacaaacaTCATAGATCATTTGAAGAAAAACGATTTCTAATGGGCTCAGAATGTATAACAGCTCTATCAATCAAGAATTTTCTGAAGCAGAACTGGCATTAAAGCTGTAACTTAATCATCACTGCCAATTTGTACATGCAAATCATATTCATACAAATCAAAGAAAATCATAAACTAGGCATTTTTCTGAAACCAAAGAAAATCATTTAACTTAATaaatcatcaaacttctccataAATAGCTTCCATATCCCAAATCAAAAGCCAACCAAACACCCAAAGTACAATATCAAAACCATCTACTACCTTGGCAAATAACCACAAAAATAAACCGAAGCAACTCAAAACTTCTCATCAATTTCAGCTACATACCCAACCAGTTACCATCCTCAAACAAATATCAAGAGCCCCAAAACTCCCATTGGAATTGGCAATTAACACAACAGCCAATCCAAATAAACACCCATCTATAATACCTTAGTCCAACATGAATAACCCTAAATAATTATCCTCAATCGTCCATGATTTATAACATACAACAAAGATCTATACCAGAATTGCAAATTTAAAATCACCAAAGAAACTCTGAGAGCCTCtgattttgtaaaaattaacaCAAGTAATTCACAAGTTTCGATCAATCAAAATAAACAGAGGACGAAGTTCCCATCAACCTGCCAATTTGGCAATTAAAATTTTCCCCATTTGGTAAATTTGCTTTCCCCATAAACttatcaaacttttaattggTCTTCTAAACCATAATCGTGATTAAGTTGTGCTGCGATTTATGGGTAAAGTAAATTTACCAGCATGAAaccaaataacttttttttttttggtgattttttagGTAATTGTAAACAGTGCATTTCAATTCAGGATAGATTTGTCACTCAAAAATGCTTCATTGTCACGTGTTGTGTTGTGGATTCCGTCAATTTTTATGCCCGAATCTGACTTAGGGTCCTACTCGTAACAAAGTGGTAGTTTAGAAGAGCGAGTTGCAGTGAGTAGTAGTTTAAGGGTATAAATGCAAATGTGGTAATATTTTAATGGAGAAAAATGTAATTCAGAAACTCGAAACAACTAGAGCGTGAAAACTCTAAATAATCAAAGTTGGAAACTCTGATTTGTCCATTCATACTCCAATTTTGTCCGGGTCTATTGAGAGCATTGACTACTTGTAATGAGTCTCCTTCCGAGATGATCTTGTCCAGACCCCAGTTGCGGCAAAACTCAGCAGCTCTCAAGGCTGCAAATGCTTCTGCAACCGCCGGATTCACCCTTGCTTCCAGTGAAAAAACTAGCAGCTTCATGAACCTGGCCGTTAGAGTCCCGCACAATGAACTCACTATTAGCACATAAACTCGCTAATCTAGTATTTATTTGACTATGCAACACAATAATGTAAAGATAAATTAAGGTCTGAAATTCGATTGATTAGTGCTTATGGTTAGCATGAAAAAGTAGAAATGTTAGTCCAAAAGTAGTGAGCGTAAATAAATGACTTTCCCTTAAAAATTACGTAGAATATgtcataataaaaaatttgattctcctttactttcctttttctcataaaaaaaactcatagacatAATGTTATTGTTCCCAAGTATAATTAATTCCCTATGTGTCTTGAGCTGAAAAGCTGAAAGTTTCAACCACAAACCATTGCTAGTAAAAGTAGTTaccaaaaaattacatttaataaTCCCTtctagaaatatatattttgtttgatgCAAATTCCTCATTCACTACACCCTGTTTTTCCAAAAACCACCATCTCtttttcctatttaatttttggttgttgCGATCTGCTTATTAGACATTTGTTCTTTGAAGATTTGGATTGTTTATTAGACATGTGTACACTTGTATGTATGATAATTATAAGGcacataattattatttttttcttttgaataataATGCATGGTCGTTCATATTGTGGCAGGTGCAATACCAAGTGAAATTGGTAATCTCCAATACCTTGAGTTATTAGTTATCCGTTTGAACAACTTTACTGGTCCAATTCCATTTGAGATCGTTAATATCTCAACAATAACAGATATTGATATGGCTTACAATAACCTCTTAGGCCATCTTCCATCAAATGTAGGCATCTTCCTTCCAAATCTTTATGGCCTTTATCTTGAAGGAAACAAACTAAGTGGAACAATACTAAGCTCTATCTCCGATGCATCACAACTCACTGAACTAGATCTGGGTGATAACTCATTCTCGAGCTTAATTCCTAAATCACTTGGTAATTTAAGGCTCCTGAAGTGGCTCACCCTATTAGTAAATAATTCGACCCTTGGATCTTCCACTCCAAAATTCaaccttttctcttctttgtcaAATTTGGCATATCTAACAACTTTAGATTTTTCAAATAATCAACTAAATGGCGTCCTTCAGAGTTCCATTGGAAAACTCTCTACTTCACTTCAGGAACTTCACATGGATAATTGCAATATTAAGGGCAACATTCCTAGAGATATTGGCAATTTAAGCAACTTGATCCCTTTGGAGTTACTGAACAATGAATTGACTGGACCTGTTCCAGTTACATTGGGAAGATTGCACAAGCTTCAAGGTTTGAGGCTTTATAATAATAGACTAGACAATCTCATCCCATTTGATCTTTGCCATTTAGGGaacttgtttgaattgtttttacGCAGTAATGAGCTTTCTGGAGACATTCCTATATGCATGCATAATATGACTTCTCTAAGATATCTTTACTTTGACTCTAATCGATTAACTTCTATGATTCCAATGAGCTTGTGGAGCCTTATATATATCTTAGTGGTTTACCTGtcatcaaattctctaaatgGCACTCTTTCATTagagattgaaaatttgaaggtCTTGAGAGTATTAGAGTTCTCAAGAAATCAACTATCTGGTGGTTTCCCAACAACAATTGGTGGCCTCAAAGATTTAGCTAATCTCTCATTGGAGGATAATCGATTAGAAGGCTCAATTCCTGAATCTTTTAGCGAATTGGTAAGTTTGGAATTTTTGGACCTTTCCAGAAACAATTTATCCGGTGAAATTCCAAAGTCCTTAGAAGCAGTTTCGCAACTCAAATATCTAAATGTTTCTTTCAATAAACTGCAAGGAAAAATTCCTATAAAATGACCATTTGCGAACTTTTCTGCTGCATCATTTATGTCAAATGATAGACTTTGTGGTTCTCGAAACAGGTGTTCCTCGACAAAAAAATACCGCAACAGCACATATACTAAAGTATGTATTACCATCGATTGTGTTAACAATGCTTGTAGTCGCACTTGTGTTATTTTGGACAAGATGCAGAAAAAGGAATGTGAAAATTCTAGTGGAGGGAAACTCATTACCAATAGCCACATGGAGAAGAAATTCTCAACAAGAACTTTTACAAGCGATAGAAGGGTTCAGTGCAAACAACTTACTTGGTGAAGGGAGCTTTGGATCAGCATACCATGGGACACTCCTTGATGGAATGATTGTTGcaataaaagttttcaaaatgGTAGTAGAAGGGGCATTAAAGAGTTTTGATACAGAGTGTGAGATACTACACAATATTTGTCATCGGAATCTTGTCAAAATCGTCAGCAAGTGCAGTAACATCGACTTCAAAGCTTTTGTATTGGAATACATGCCTAATGGGAACCTGGGGAAGTGGTTGTATTCTCAAGACCGATGTTTGAGTATCTTACAAAGACTAAATATAATGATCGATGTCGCATCAACAGTGGAATACCTTCATTATGGTTATTCAACACCTATTGTTTATTGTGATTTGAAGCCCAATAATATATTattgggataattacacttaacccccatgatttatccacggtgtggcgatttaccccctaatgtaccaaaattggtacatgacccccccgaacttgccaacgtgtggtaaaatcaaccttccgtccaatcgaccgttcgtttggacggaaagtcggtcacgtgcaagtcacgtgacttggggagggtctctgtcttaaacggtcacgtgacttgcacgtgaccgattttccgtccaaacgaacggtcgattggacggaaggttgattttgccacacgttggcaagtttgggggggtcatgtaccaattttggtacattggggggtaaatcgccacacattggataaatcagggggatTAAGTGTAATTATTCCTATATTATTAGATGAAGACATGGTCGCACATGGTTGCCAAGCTGTTAGGTGATGGAGATTTTATGATGCGAACCATGACTCTCGCTACTATTGGATATATGGCACCAGGTAATGGTTTTAGCCTACAACCAGAACTTGCATGTCTATCATGCTACTCATGCATTCACTGATAACTATAGCTTTTTGGTAGAATATTGCTTTTAGCATTATATATCTtttgaatatataattatttactcatgataattttttatgtcCACATATAGAGTATGGATCCGAAGGACTTGTTTCTACAAGAGGTGATGTGTATAGTTATGGTATTTTGCTTATGGAAACTTTCACAAGAAGGAGACCTACAGATGACATGTTTGCGGGAGAAATCAGCTTAAAAGTGTTGGGTAAAGGAATCATCACCCCTTTCAATAACTAAAGTGGTTGATGCCAATTTGTTGAAAACCGAAAGGGATTGTCCTTGTACATTGGATTGCATATCATCTGTAATGGGATTGGAATTGCAGTGTTGTGCAGAGTTTCCTGAACTGAGGGTTGATGCAAAAAATATTTCAGTCACACTCAAGAATATCAAATTGCAGTTTCTATAGGATACTGAACGAAGCTAGTATGAAAGCATCAAACTTGTCTATAGCTCTTTcatgtttgtgtttttaaaataatataatagtcTTGGGACTCCCCTAAAGGGATTTGTTTATAGACTTTGCTTTGTTATGATAGATAATAATAGTAACATTcgcttggaaaaaaaaaaagaaaaaagaaaagaaggtaaTAATAgtaacatttataaataatacaaCTAATGATTGTAGTGACCTATAATTAGAACCAATGGTTACTCTAAGGTAGTCTCAAAGTTTTGAAGGAAACAAAGTCATTAGTTTTGCTCTTGGGACACGAAAATGATAGCAATTGTGACATTGCACTTTTGGTGCTAATTATCATTGTATGTAAATATTGCCCCAATGTTGTGTGGGGGAGGAAGGGTGCTCAATTCTAAACTCTCAACTTTTTGCAATAACATCATTTGTAAATAAGTATGGGATAGCCTGAGCTctcatcttttccttcttattCACTTCAATCCTTGGAGGATCATTGGTTTGGGATTTTTTTGTATAGGATTTGAAACCTTGGAGGATCTTCACCCTGAGTTTTctgttatttatttgagaaaactAAGCATATGCTTCTAACCCAACTTGACCAAGGAGCACAtccatgaagaaaaaaataataagactacTCTTTTGCTCTTTGAATTTGGGACTATCTCTGCTTCCTGCGGGGTGATTGGCAGGGGACGTTTTACCGTCGCCTGCCCTCCActtttaattgaaaaacaattttttcatcaaaaagTGATgcctgatgtgacatcagacatcactttttgataaaaaaaaaaaaattgtttttttattcaaaaagccGGTTGGGGGACAGTAAAACATCCCCCAACCATCACTACCCCTGCTTCCTATGCTAACATACTCTGTTCCTTGAACATAACCAACACTCAAAGATGTAACAAATTATGTTCTTTGAAGTTCCTAGATTGAGTTACAATTGCTGGACATGGTATGGATAGAGTGTCCACCCTTTATTCATAGCATTGTCTTAGCAGACCTAGCAATATCTTTGGATTAATGAAATTGAGTAATTTTAtgagtacattaagtgtccatcaagtgttcataaaaaaatgaggtgacttttaaaatcattattgggcgtgtgattgattaaataatgattttgattaaatgatgattttaaaagccacttcattttttgatgaataattgaTAGAAACTTAATGTACTCCAAGAATTACTCAATGAAATTACAtccttttcataaaaaaaaaaaaaaaaaaaaaaatggtccacTTTGAAGTTCATAGATTGAGTTACAAGTTAATTTCAGcatataatcatatattttcTAGAATCTTACAAtatattaaaatcattatttttcattagAAGAAAGATGAAGTTTCTAAAAAATCTAAAGGATTGACAATGTGGTAGTCAGCATTCAGTCATTTGAGCAAATGGGAATTGAAAGGATTAAGTTTTACCC
This DNA window, taken from Alnus glutinosa chromosome 5, dhAlnGlut1.1, whole genome shotgun sequence, encodes the following:
- the LOC133869768 gene encoding uncharacterized protein LOC133869768, whose amino-acid sequence is MDETNDVDSLEFTPGMKYSFARMCCENFYARKLYIFGRWEKQIPRYFSSQALSASHDQFDQFSSQTFSASHDQILLVSKFCCSIALSHKTSPGKRHSTAVDRRRLPAQPTSSPPSNHSSMDPKDLFLQEVMCIVMVFCLWKLSQEGDLQMTCLREKSA